A genomic stretch from Candidatus Zixiibacteriota bacterium includes:
- the infB gene encoding translation initiation factor IF-2: MAKKRIYDVAKDYEISSNALLSILKELNFEPKSHMSVATDDMLKAIEHKFEAEKEAAKKDIEQKKKPKPPKPPSSGEVVAEGTFDERLARLSMALKRHDKRKRKFDKRKKGKDGHQVDRKAVVKSFKATMATIGGVKKTRKYKRRFKSDDTIEILEENIIEVNEFMTVAELAKAMDMKPAELIATCFKLGMMASINQRLDLETIETLALECGYGIKEKGEIGEEARESEAEENLSYRAPVVTVMGHVDHGKTSLLDHVRKTNVAAHEAGAITQHIGAYAVILPSGQITFIDTPGHEAFTAMRARGAQITDIVVLVVAADDAVMPQTVEAIDHARAAGVPIIVAINKIDKPTANPDLIRQQLSKYNLMPEEWGGKTIMVEISAKTGQGMERLLEMIILQAEMLDLKADPTIRGQGVVIEANLERGRGPVSTIIIQKGSVKVGDPIVAGSFSGRVRVMLSDRDEILKAVGPSLPVRLTGLNGVPQAGDSIMVVADDQEAREISVKRMQLKREQEIRRGYGHATLEGIYAQIKDGQIKELRLIIKADVDGSAEVLAETLSKIATEEARTIIIHKGVGAISESDVLLAAASNAIIIGFNVSPDMRARETAAREKVDIKQYDIIYNVENDVRKALEGMLAPEVSEQFGGMAEVRQVFKVPKVGTIAGCFVKDGTIHRTDRAHIVRDGRVVFTGALSSLRRFKDDAREVASGYECGIAIENFNDIKVGDAIEVYHLVETARKLE, from the coding sequence ATGGCCAAAAAGAGAATATATGATGTAGCCAAGGATTATGAAATTTCATCTAACGCCTTATTGTCGATTCTCAAGGAACTGAATTTCGAACCGAAATCGCACATGTCTGTGGCGACCGACGATATGCTCAAGGCCATTGAGCATAAATTTGAGGCCGAAAAAGAAGCGGCCAAAAAGGACATCGAGCAAAAAAAGAAACCCAAACCGCCCAAGCCGCCTTCCTCCGGTGAAGTCGTTGCCGAAGGAACTTTCGATGAACGCCTGGCCAGATTGTCCATGGCACTGAAGCGCCACGATAAACGGAAAAGAAAATTCGACAAACGTAAAAAGGGAAAAGACGGGCATCAGGTTGACCGTAAAGCGGTAGTCAAGAGCTTCAAGGCGACCATGGCCACAATCGGGGGAGTCAAAAAGACCAGAAAATATAAACGCCGTTTTAAATCTGACGATACCATTGAGATCCTCGAAGAGAATATTATTGAAGTCAACGAATTCATGACGGTGGCGGAGCTGGCCAAGGCCATGGATATGAAACCGGCGGAGTTGATCGCCACCTGTTTTAAACTGGGTATGATGGCCTCGATCAATCAGCGCCTCGACCTCGAAACGATTGAAACTCTCGCCCTCGAGTGCGGTTACGGTATCAAGGAAAAGGGCGAAATAGGCGAAGAGGCTCGTGAATCCGAGGCTGAGGAAAATCTCTCTTATCGAGCGCCGGTCGTCACGGTCATGGGGCATGTTGACCACGGCAAGACCTCGCTTCTCGATCATGTCCGGAAAACAAATGTCGCTGCCCATGAGGCCGGTGCCATTACACAGCATATCGGCGCCTATGCCGTGATTCTGCCCAGCGGCCAGATTACTTTTATCGATACACCGGGTCACGAGGCCTTTACGGCGATGCGTGCCCGCGGAGCCCAAATTACCGATATCGTAGTTCTGGTGGTGGCCGCCGATGACGCGGTCATGCCGCAGACAGTGGAAGCCATTGATCATGCCCGGGCCGCTGGCGTGCCGATCATCGTTGCGATTAACAAAATTGACAAACCGACCGCAAATCCCGACTTGATTCGTCAGCAGTTGAGCAAATACAACCTGATGCCGGAGGAATGGGGCGGCAAGACAATCATGGTCGAAATCTCCGCCAAAACCGGTCAGGGTATGGAACGTCTGCTGGAAATGATTATTCTGCAGGCAGAGATGCTTGACCTCAAAGCCGACCCCACGATTCGCGGCCAGGGTGTGGTAATTGAAGCCAATCTCGAACGCGGCCGGGGACCGGTCAGTACTATCATTATTCAGAAAGGTTCCGTGAAAGTCGGCGATCCGATCGTTGCGGGTTCTTTCAGCGGACGCGTCCGGGTGATGCTGAGCGATCGCGATGAGATACTTAAGGCCGTCGGACCCTCCTTACCCGTTCGTCTCACCGGGCTTAACGGTGTCCCTCAAGCCGGTGATTCTATCATGGTAGTCGCCGACGACCAGGAAGCGCGCGAAATTTCCGTCAAGCGTATGCAATTGAAACGCGAACAGGAAATTCGCCGCGGGTACGGACATGCCACTCTTGAAGGAATTTATGCGCAGATCAAAGATGGCCAGATAAAGGAATTGCGTTTGATTATAAAGGCCGATGTCGATGGCTCGGCGGAAGTGCTGGCCGAAACGCTCAGCAAAATCGCCACCGAGGAGGCGCGCACTATTATTATTCATAAGGGAGTGGGAGCAATCAGTGAATCGGATGTACTTCTGGCCGCCGCCTCCAATGCCATCATCATCGGATTCAATGTCAGTCCCGATATGCGTGCCCGAGAAACCGCCGCCCGTGAAAAAGTGGATATTAAGCAATATGATATTATTTATAACGTGGAAAACGATGTGCGAAAGGCTCTCGAGGGAATGCTGGCGCCGGAAGTGAGCGAGCAATTCGGCGGAATGGCTGAGGTGCGCCAGGTATTCAAAGTGCCTAAAGTCGGAACGATCGCCGGTTGTTTTGTCAAAGACGGCACCATCCACCGCACCGATCGTGCGCATATCGTGAGAGACGGAAGGG